The Deltaproteobacteria bacterium genome includes the window GGGGCACCGGCGATCTGCTGAAGAAGGACAAGCAGGGCTACTTCTACTTCGTCGACCGGATCGGCGACACGTTCCGCTGGAAGGGCGAGAACGTCTCGACGCAGGAGGTCGCCGAGGCGGTGAGCTCCTATCCGGGCGTCGAGGTCGCCAACGTGTACGGGGTAGAGGTGCCCGGCGGCGATGGACGGGCCGGAATGGCGGCGTTGGTGCTCTCCGACCCGAAGGGCTTCGACCCGCGCGCCTTCTACGCGCACGTGACGGCAGCGCTGCCCTCCTACGCCGTGCCGATCTTCCTGCGCCTGCAGCTCGAGGCGGAGGTGACCGGCACGTTCAAGCTGCGCAAGGTGGAGCTGCAGCGCGAGGGCTGGGACCCCGCCAAGCTCGACGACCCGCTCTTCGTCCGGGACGACGCCGCGAAGACGTACCTTCCGCTCGACGAGCGGCGCCACCGCGCGATCGAGGCCGGCGAGGTCCGGCTCTAGAGAGCGTCCCCGCCACACGCGGTAGTGTAAGGGCGCGGGCGGCGCCGGACGATACGGGCGATCGCGATGATCCTGTCGATCGCCGACGAACACACCCGAAACGGCCGAAGGGCCTGGCTGACACTCGGGCTCGTTGCGGTCAGCCTGGTCTGCTTCCTCGCGCCGCGCGCGCTGCGCGCGATCGGCAGCGGAGCCGCGCAGGTCGAGCTCGAGCAGGCCTGCGACTACTGGCTCGAGCATCCCTATCTGGAGCCGGACGCTCGCGTGCTCGAGGCCGCCGCGCTCGCGGCGGGAAGCCACGCCCCGGAGAGATTCCTCGCCGCTCGACGAAGCGGCGCTGCGTCCGCGCCGCGCGACGCCGCGGCGCTCGCGCAGGAGCAGAGCGGGCTCGCGTTCCTGACTCGTCTTGCGCTGCGCGGCTCCGACGAGAGGCCGGGTCCCAGCCACGCGTTCCGCCGCTTCGGGCTCGACGCGAGCGCGCCGCGCGGGCACGCGATTCTGACGCACGTCTTCCTGCACTCGGGCTGGATCCACCTGGGTCTCGCGCTGCTTCTCGTCGCGATGGCCGGCCCCGTGCTCGAGAGCCGGCTCGGGCCGGCGCTCCTCGCAGCGCTCTTCGTCTCGAGCGGCCTCGCTTCGGCGCTGGCGCA containing:
- a CDS encoding long-chain-acyl-CoA synthetase, whose amino-acid sequence is GTGDLLKKDKQGYFYFVDRIGDTFRWKGENVSTQEVAEAVSSYPGVEVANVYGVEVPGGDGRAGMAALVLSDPKGFDPRAFYAHVTAALPSYAVPIFLRLQLEAEVTGTFKLRKVELQREGWDPAKLDDPLFVRDDAAKTYLPLDERRHRAIEAGEVRL